A stretch of the Desulforegula conservatrix Mb1Pa genome encodes the following:
- a CDS encoding ABC transporter ATP-binding protein yields MIEVKNLSRHFGHIAAVENVSFTVQKGDVLGFLGPNGAGKSTTMRMITGYIPPTSGTAIIGGFDICEEPLKAREKIGYLSETVPVYHDMSVTGFLKFCGEIRGFYGKENKKKVSEIIEKCFLKEVVNQNIGTLSKGYRQRVCFAQSIIHDPEYLILDEPTDGLDPNQKHVVRQMIREMSGTKAIILSTHILEEMDAVCNRAVLISKGRIVVDETPDELRSRSVLHNSITMEIEASDVEKAMGAMEKIEGVKEVQILERMPDSTTVRVHPSDRSKSISVDVSHAMAHMGVSLLSFHVEHGRLNEVFRQLTSN; encoded by the coding sequence ATGATCGAAGTCAAAAACCTCTCCAGGCATTTTGGCCATATTGCGGCTGTTGAAAATGTCTCATTCACGGTTCAGAAAGGGGACGTGCTCGGTTTTTTAGGGCCGAACGGAGCCGGAAAGTCAACGACCATGAGAATGATCACGGGCTATATTCCCCCGACTTCAGGGACTGCCATAATAGGCGGTTTCGACATTTGCGAAGAGCCTCTGAAGGCAAGGGAGAAAATAGGGTATCTCTCTGAAACCGTACCTGTTTACCATGATATGTCCGTGACAGGTTTTCTTAAATTCTGCGGCGAAATACGGGGTTTTTACGGTAAGGAAAATAAGAAAAAAGTTTCAGAGATCATTGAAAAATGCTTTTTGAAAGAGGTCGTTAATCAGAATATCGGCACTCTTTCCAAGGGTTACAGGCAGAGGGTCTGCTTTGCCCAGAGCATCATCCACGACCCTGAGTATCTTATTCTTGATGAACCAACAGACGGTCTTGATCCGAATCAGAAGCACGTTGTCCGTCAGATGATCAGGGAAATGAGCGGCACCAAGGCCATAATTCTTTCAACGCATATTCTTGAGGAAATGGATGCGGTCTGCAACAGGGCTGTCCTCATATCCAAGGGCAGGATCGTGGTTGATGAAACACCTGACGAGCTTCGCTCAAGATCAGTTCTTCATAATTCGATTACTATGGAAATTGAGGCATCAGATGTTGAAAAAGCTATGGGTGCCATGGAAAAAATTGAAGGTGTCAAGGAAGTCCAGATTCTTGAGAGAATGCCTGATTCCACAACTGTGAGGGTGCATCCCTCGGACAGATCGAAATCAATATCTGTCGATGTCAGTCACGCAATGGCGCATATGGGCGTGTCTCTTCTATCATTTCATGTAGAGCATGGAAGATTGAATGAAGTTTTCAGACAACTCACTTCTAACTGA
- a CDS encoding ABC transporter permease subunit yields MNRGLRHIKSIFMRELTGYFGSALAYVFLVIFLVLLGFFTFYVSGFFENGQADLSAFFSWHPWLYMLLAPAITMRLWADERKQGTLELLMTFPITPFEAIMGKFLAAWIFVGIALFLTFPIVITVAYLGSPDSGAIFCGYAGSFLMAGAFLSIGLMSSSLTRSPVVSFLVSTFICLFFNLAGYPPVTQAMKSITPDVMVNFVSGLSMLTHVASISRGVISFFDLSYFLSVMGFMLFINSVSLENRQTL; encoded by the coding sequence ATGAACAGAGGCTTAAGGCATATAAAATCTATTTTCATGAGGGAATTGACCGGATATTTTGGTTCAGCCCTTGCTTATGTTTTTTTAGTTATTTTTCTGGTTCTTCTCGGTTTTTTCACCTTTTATGTCAGCGGCTTTTTTGAAAACGGCCAGGCTGATCTGAGTGCTTTCTTTTCATGGCATCCATGGCTATACATGCTGCTCGCACCGGCCATAACCATGAGACTCTGGGCTGATGAAAGAAAACAGGGAACGCTTGAACTTCTCATGACATTTCCTATAACTCCTTTTGAGGCAATCATGGGGAAGTTTCTTGCGGCCTGGATTTTTGTAGGCATAGCACTTTTTCTGACATTTCCGATCGTGATTACGGTCGCTTATCTCGGATCTCCTGATTCAGGCGCAATTTTCTGCGGTTATGCAGGAAGTTTTTTAATGGCAGGCGCTTTCCTCAGCATCGGTCTAATGAGCTCATCGCTTACAAGAAGTCCTGTGGTTAGCTTTCTTGTTTCAACCTTTATCTGCCTCTTTTTTAACCTTGCCGGTTATCCTCCGGTAACACAGGCAATGAAGAGCATTACCCCTGATGTTATGGTGAATTTCGTGTCAGGTCTGAGTATGCTTACCCATGTGGCATCTATAAGCAGAGGCGTGATCTCGTTTTTTGATCTATCCTATTTTCTTTCTGTCATGGGTTTCATGCTTTTTATCAACTCTGTGTCTCTTGAGAACAGGCAGACCCTGTAA
- a CDS encoding GldG family protein, with translation MSSKGNNTGKSQGMPLLTGFAGIVIVFLILIFANVLIAKMNIRWDATGEKLYSLSSATKGIASKLKNPVTIKFFYSEDNINIPANIKAYAKRVRDFLGEYENAGSGKIILETINPVYDSEEEDLAQKYGVKGLSLPTGEKVYFGLVALSADQEEVIQYLDPTREAQLEYDITRAITRVQNPSKEKIGIITGLPVMGMSIGNPMQAGMSKPWVFVNELKKTYDISQIGNEEEKIPADIKLLMLINPDSISDKMLKAIDGYVASGGNIIALSDPVNISGEVNPMAGPKGMDRNFEKLLASWGVEIDSQKIIADFFYPTQLYSQRNPGSVESNPTWISAQKALFDQNDTITGRLENMLFPIAGAIKLKEVKGLKATPLIKSSKSSALVESFKAQLGGELGADFKPTGEVYNIAVKISGKFPSLFNETPAGGDAAKADSEAKTSTVIVVSDADFIYDAYYVEKQNFLGFEMAQVFNDNLNFFLNSTELLTGNPELAQIRAGGTFSRPFTKVRDMELKAREKWYAQEVILEKRAEETNQKLQALNSKKSENQTFVLNPEQEAEIKRFQEEKRKINKELKSVRRNLKSDIESLGNVIKLVNIFLMPLLIIIAGVVFAIRRRQNA, from the coding sequence ATGAGTTCAAAAGGGAATAATACCGGAAAAAGTCAGGGCATGCCGCTTCTGACAGGATTTGCCGGAATAGTGATAGTGTTTCTGATACTGATTTTTGCAAATGTCTTGATTGCAAAAATGAACATCCGCTGGGACGCAACAGGCGAAAAGCTTTACTCACTCTCTTCGGCAACCAAAGGGATTGCTTCAAAGCTAAAAAATCCAGTTACGATCAAGTTTTTTTATTCCGAGGATAATATAAATATCCCGGCAAACATCAAAGCATATGCAAAAAGGGTCAGGGATTTTCTGGGCGAATATGAAAATGCTGGCTCTGGCAAGATAATTCTTGAAACGATTAATCCAGTATACGACTCCGAAGAAGAAGATCTTGCCCAGAAATATGGTGTTAAAGGGCTGAGTCTTCCGACAGGCGAAAAGGTCTATTTTGGACTCGTGGCTCTATCTGCGGATCAGGAAGAAGTAATACAGTATCTTGATCCTACCCGTGAAGCTCAGCTCGAATATGATATCACAAGGGCCATAACCAGGGTTCAGAATCCTTCCAAGGAAAAGATCGGAATAATAACAGGGCTTCCTGTGATGGGCATGTCCATTGGAAATCCAATGCAGGCTGGAATGTCCAAACCGTGGGTTTTTGTTAATGAGCTAAAGAAAACCTATGATATCAGCCAGATCGGGAATGAAGAAGAGAAGATTCCTGCGGACATCAAGCTTCTGATGCTCATCAATCCTGATTCCATTTCAGACAAAATGCTCAAGGCCATTGACGGATATGTCGCGTCGGGCGGGAACATAATAGCTTTGTCAGATCCTGTGAATATTTCAGGGGAAGTAAATCCAATGGCAGGCCCAAAAGGCATGGACCGCAATTTTGAAAAACTCCTGGCTTCCTGGGGCGTTGAAATTGACAGCCAGAAAATAATCGCTGATTTCTTTTATCCGACCCAGCTTTATTCCCAGAGAAATCCAGGCTCTGTTGAGTCAAACCCGACATGGATTTCCGCCCAGAAAGCTCTCTTTGACCAGAATGACACAATTACGGGCAGGCTGGAAAATATGCTTTTTCCGATTGCTGGTGCGATTAAATTAAAAGAGGTAAAGGGCTTAAAAGCAACTCCTCTGATAAAAAGCAGCAAATCATCAGCTCTTGTTGAAAGCTTTAAGGCTCAGCTTGGCGGTGAACTTGGAGCCGATTTCAAACCAACCGGCGAAGTATATAATATTGCCGTTAAAATAAGCGGGAAATTTCCTTCTCTCTTTAATGAAACGCCTGCGGGAGGTGATGCTGCCAAGGCTGATTCAGAGGCCAAGACTTCAACTGTTATAGTGGTATCCGACGCAGACTTCATTTATGATGCGTACTATGTGGAAAAACAGAATTTTCTTGGATTTGAAATGGCCCAGGTTTTCAATGATAACCTGAATTTCTTCCTGAATTCCACAGAGCTTTTAACAGGCAATCCCGAACTTGCCCAGATAAGGGCCGGCGGTACATTCAGCAGGCCGTTTACAAAGGTAAGGGACATGGAGCTTAAAGCTCGCGAGAAGTGGTATGCCCAGGAAGTTATTCTTGAAAAAAGGGCAGAGGAAACAAATCAGAAGCTTCAGGCACTTAACAGCAAAAAGAGTGAAAATCAGACTTTTGTTCTAAACCCCGAGCAGGAAGCCGAAATAAAGAGATTCCAGGAAGAAAAGAGGAAGATCAATAAAGAACTCAAATCTGTAAGAAGAAATCTTAAATCAGACATTGAGTCTCTTGGTAATGTAATAAAGCTTGTAAATATTTTCCTTATGCCTCTTCTGATAATTATAGCAGGGGTTGTCTTCGCGATCCGCAGAAGGCAGAATGCCTGA